A window from Corynebacterium urogenitale encodes these proteins:
- a CDS encoding DoxX family protein: MTTSNNSGKNDPRRAGAEDDFFDDTHSDIDVPVYRREANPDDKTRPVSVYDRLKGAKDKLKSQDQAQGSGETKLEESIAKKAVEKPESPEESVEDKTADNLDDTTEVFRPKRDIYAMTGRARPQKIEARRSEPEEDSRQEASREISQDEDKTQVIKTVAGGSEARGVEQKDAERKDTADKDAVRKDTVYKDGEKKPSTIPAVGAAGTVGAAAAAVAKKGDKSEAHAAQDEEKPVTAHSPAPQESQSAPPATERPAAKNNQPLRKNEAKESVGADTDAQTTAFASPVAAASATDQREDTNTSAFAAPGAGVAGAGMGAAAGYVAGNRGEQAAQQENQQVYNNSDYSNTQTLNTQGYDYPDNAAYGSAPVPQANQPVEEDRQAPVEETVPQSVREKRGTLGFGILLLRLVAGGFFLVTGLQYLFGLGEESGLSALEGMLSNYSYTDMLAVGLAVAALVGGALLIVGLLTPLGAALGTVAAGFLALHFFKESSTGLWPTTMDPQFVLWALLTVISLAIIFTGSGRAALDRSRGWATRPLASAWIFAVVAIGGLGALWYSTGGGNPLG, from the coding sequence GTGACTACTTCAAATAACTCTGGCAAAAACGACCCGCGCCGTGCTGGTGCGGAGGATGACTTCTTCGACGACACCCACTCCGACATCGACGTGCCGGTGTACCGGCGGGAAGCTAACCCGGACGATAAGACCCGCCCGGTGAGCGTTTATGACCGTCTTAAAGGTGCAAAGGACAAACTGAAGTCTCAAGACCAAGCTCAAGGCTCGGGTGAAACTAAGCTCGAAGAGTCCATCGCGAAAAAGGCCGTCGAGAAGCCGGAAAGCCCTGAGGAGTCGGTCGAGGATAAGACCGCCGATAACTTGGATGACACGACCGAGGTTTTTCGCCCGAAGCGAGATATCTACGCGATGACGGGCCGTGCACGCCCGCAGAAGATCGAAGCGCGCCGTAGCGAACCCGAGGAAGACTCTCGCCAGGAAGCTAGCCGGGAGATCAGCCAGGATGAGGATAAGACCCAGGTGATTAAGACAGTGGCCGGTGGGTCGGAGGCTCGTGGCGTCGAACAGAAGGACGCAGAGCGCAAGGACACCGCGGACAAGGACGCGGTCCGCAAGGACACAGTGTACAAGGACGGGGAGAAAAAGCCCTCCACCATCCCGGCTGTGGGGGCTGCCGGTACGGTAGGTGCAGCGGCTGCTGCGGTGGCGAAGAAGGGTGACAAGTCTGAGGCTCACGCTGCACAGGACGAGGAAAAGCCGGTCACTGCCCACAGTCCAGCTCCGCAGGAATCTCAGTCGGCCCCACCTGCTACAGAGCGGCCCGCAGCGAAAAACAACCAGCCACTGCGGAAGAATGAGGCCAAGGAGTCGGTCGGTGCCGACACAGACGCGCAGACTACCGCTTTCGCAAGCCCAGTGGCTGCAGCGAGCGCGACTGATCAGCGCGAAGATACGAACACGTCCGCATTTGCCGCGCCCGGTGCTGGTGTGGCCGGTGCTGGGATGGGGGCAGCTGCAGGATATGTCGCAGGTAATCGTGGCGAGCAGGCAGCGCAGCAGGAAAACCAGCAGGTGTACAACAACTCTGATTACAGCAACACCCAGACGTTGAACACCCAGGGTTACGACTATCCCGACAACGCTGCCTACGGTTCAGCCCCGGTGCCGCAGGCTAACCAGCCGGTCGAGGAGGATCGCCAGGCTCCGGTGGAGGAAACTGTGCCACAGTCAGTCCGAGAAAAGCGTGGCACCTTGGGATTCGGCATTTTGCTGCTACGCCTCGTTGCTGGTGGTTTCTTCCTCGTGACAGGCCTGCAGTACCTTTTCGGCCTGGGCGAGGAATCCGGGCTGAGCGCTTTGGAGGGGATGCTCTCCAATTACAGCTACACCGACATGCTGGCCGTGGGCCTGGCAGTTGCGGCACTCGTCGGTGGCGCACTGTTGATCGTTGGTCTGCTTACACCACTTGGTGCAGCACTGGGAACGGTAGCCGCGGGCTTCCTGGCTCTGCACTTCTTCAAGGAATCCTCCACCGGCCTCTGGCCGACCACAATGGATCCACAATTCGTGCTGTGGGCACTGCTCACCGTGATCTCCCTGGCGATCATCTTCACAGGCTCTGGCCGCGCTGCCCTCGACCGCTCCCGCGGTTGGGCGACCCGTCCGCTGGCTTCCGCGTGGATCTTCGCCGTCGTGGCAATCGGTGGTCTAGGAGCACTGTGGTACTCCACAGGCGGCGGAAACCCGCTGGGTTAA
- a CDS encoding ArgP/LysG family DNA-binding transcriptional regulator, whose protein sequence is MFPRHLDTLLAIVDEGSFDAAAASLGVSASAVSQRVKTLEAEIGRIVLRRTTPVSVTPAGEVLVQTARRMQLLEAEATMQLGSALSAVPLSVVVNADSLGTWFRPVYAMSQEFMGPGLRLRLEDERHSLRLLQRGDCMGAVTTEETPVTGCQSEFLGYHRYLAVAAPSLAAQLQDGAYGWGNLPYVRFNKKDTLEVEYLRRHRGEVQISPNRRETHVPYFDGINDAVAAGLGWAVVPESACRPHIERGEFVVLDGRLPTTKSQPNWLDVPLYWQRWKVESELLEKLTDAIHAAAAQNLHG, encoded by the coding sequence ATGTTCCCACGTCACCTCGATACCTTGCTCGCGATTGTCGACGAAGGATCCTTCGATGCCGCCGCAGCGTCACTGGGGGTGAGCGCTTCCGCGGTATCCCAGCGTGTGAAGACATTGGAGGCCGAAATCGGCCGAATTGTGCTCCGAAGAACCACGCCCGTGAGTGTGACGCCCGCCGGTGAAGTGCTCGTGCAGACTGCGAGACGCATGCAGCTGCTGGAAGCGGAAGCCACGATGCAGCTCGGAAGCGCACTGTCTGCGGTACCTCTGAGCGTCGTCGTCAATGCTGACTCCCTGGGAACGTGGTTCAGGCCCGTCTACGCGATGTCTCAGGAATTCATGGGGCCGGGACTTCGCCTAAGGCTGGAGGATGAGCGGCACTCGTTGCGTCTGCTGCAGCGGGGTGACTGTATGGGAGCGGTCACGACGGAAGAGACACCAGTAACAGGCTGCCAGAGCGAGTTCTTGGGCTATCACCGCTATCTTGCTGTGGCAGCGCCCTCATTGGCTGCACAGTTGCAGGATGGTGCCTACGGGTGGGGAAACCTTCCGTACGTGAGATTCAATAAGAAAGATACCTTGGAGGTCGAGTATCTCAGGCGGCACCGGGGCGAGGTGCAGATTTCCCCGAATCGGCGGGAGACCCACGTGCCGTACTTTGACGGCATCAATGATGCCGTGGCCGCGGGGCTAGGGTGGGCAGTTGTGCCGGAAAGTGCCTGCCGACCCCACATTGAGCGCGGTGAATTTGTGGTTCTCGATGGTCGTCTTCCCACCACCAAGAGCCAGCCGAACTGGCTTGACGTGCCCCTGTACTGGCAGCGGTGGAAAGTGGAATCCGAACTGTTGGAGAAGCTCACCGATGCAATACACGCTGCAGCAGCGCAAAACCTCCACGGCTAG
- a CDS encoding LysE/ArgO family amino acid transporter, which translates to MESQWFSVALSAFVLWTSLMLAFGPQSALILKQGIRKQGLISVLAVVIISDFFLAALGISGVSAMVERAPWLVTGLRWGGVVYLLWFAFTCFRDGLAPKTLTAADMEPTPPALVSKDEDPNEPLLPRTVPNNTATNTTVVVAEAPTQPQTTTMKLIRSARGPAFAAIVMTWFNPNAYVDSILLGSLSVHHPGMELALYAGAMAGTCLWFPAFGYAAHKLSDQLSKPHIWASLNVAIGVIMVLMALRLALSG; encoded by the coding sequence ATGGAAAGTCAGTGGTTCTCGGTGGCACTCAGCGCCTTCGTTCTATGGACATCCCTCATGCTCGCTTTCGGACCTCAAAGCGCGCTGATCCTCAAGCAGGGAATTCGCAAGCAGGGCCTGATCTCAGTTCTCGCGGTAGTCATCATCAGTGATTTCTTCCTCGCCGCGCTGGGTATCTCCGGCGTCTCTGCGATGGTCGAGCGCGCGCCATGGCTTGTCACAGGTCTGCGCTGGGGTGGCGTGGTCTACCTTCTGTGGTTTGCGTTTACCTGCTTCCGGGACGGCCTGGCCCCCAAGACCCTCACGGCTGCGGATATGGAACCGACGCCACCCGCTCTGGTATCGAAGGATGAGGATCCGAATGAGCCACTGCTGCCCCGCACCGTTCCCAATAACACCGCCACCAACACCACGGTGGTCGTCGCGGAAGCTCCCACGCAGCCACAGACCACAACCATGAAGTTGATCCGCTCCGCTCGCGGACCAGCCTTCGCCGCCATCGTGATGACATGGTTTAACCCGAACGCTTACGTGGATTCCATCTTGTTGGGCAGCCTCTCAGTCCACCATCCGGGGATGGAGCTAGCTTTGTACGCCGGTGCGATGGCCGGGACCTGCTTGTGGTTCCCGGCATTCGGCTACGCAGCGCACAAGCTCTCCGACCAGCTATCAAAGCCCCACATTTGGGCGAGCCTGAACGTAGCGATCGGAGTCATCATGGTTCTCATGGCGCTGCGCCTCGCCTTGAGTGGCTAG
- the ilvD gene encoding dihydroxy-acid dehydratase, translating to MNAIPLRSSVTTQGRNAAGARALWRATGMTDEDFDNKPIIAIANSYTQFVPGHVHLKDVGDIVAEAIREAGGVPREFNTIAVDDGIAMGHAGMLYSLPSREIISDAVEYMVNGHAADALVCISNCDKITPGMLNAAMRLNIPVVFVSGGPMEAGKAVVVDGVAQAPTDLITAISASASEQVSAQNLLTVEQAACPTCGSCSGMFTANSMNCLTEALGLSLPGNGSTLATHEARRQLFTDAGTTIVELCRRYYGEGDESVLPQNIATREAFENAMALDMAMGGSTNTVLHILAAAEEGGVDFTLHDIDELSKRVPCLSKVSPNSDYHMEDVHRGGGIPAILGELYRGGKLNEGVHSVHSATLKEWLLHWDIRSGEPSDEAIELFYAAPGGVRTTEPFSTNNRWSELDTDAENGVIRDVDHAYTADGGLVILRGNLAEDGAVIKSAGVDPSVWHFEGKALVVESQEDAVRVILDKKVQPGHVVVVRYEGPSGGPGMQEMLHPTAFLKGAGLGKKCALITDGRFSGGSSGISVGHISPEAAHGGLIGLVRDGDPILIDVHERRLELQISDEEIAKRREEMEATDKPWTPTTRKRTVTKALRAYASMATSADRGAVREVK from the coding sequence ATGAATGCCATCCCATTGAGGTCCTCCGTCACCACCCAAGGACGCAACGCCGCCGGAGCCCGCGCTCTATGGCGTGCTACAGGCATGACCGATGAAGACTTTGACAACAAGCCGATCATCGCCATTGCCAACTCCTACACCCAGTTCGTCCCTGGGCACGTTCACCTCAAGGATGTCGGTGACATCGTCGCGGAGGCGATCCGCGAGGCCGGTGGCGTGCCACGTGAATTCAACACCATCGCCGTCGACGACGGCATCGCCATGGGTCACGCTGGCATGCTGTACTCCCTGCCCTCTCGTGAAATCATCTCCGACGCTGTGGAATACATGGTCAACGGCCACGCCGCCGATGCGCTCGTGTGTATCTCCAACTGTGACAAGATCACCCCGGGTATGCTCAACGCCGCGATGCGCCTGAATATCCCGGTCGTTTTCGTCTCCGGCGGCCCCATGGAGGCTGGCAAGGCCGTGGTCGTGGACGGTGTGGCACAAGCCCCAACCGATCTCATCACAGCGATCTCCGCCTCTGCCTCCGAGCAAGTCTCCGCACAGAACCTGCTGACCGTCGAGCAGGCCGCCTGCCCAACCTGTGGCTCCTGCTCCGGTATGTTCACGGCTAACTCGATGAACTGCCTCACCGAGGCCCTGGGGCTGTCACTGCCGGGCAACGGATCCACTCTCGCAACGCACGAGGCACGGCGCCAACTGTTCACAGACGCCGGTACGACCATCGTCGAGCTGTGTCGCCGGTACTACGGCGAGGGCGACGAGTCCGTCCTGCCACAGAACATTGCTACCCGCGAGGCGTTCGAAAATGCGATGGCCCTCGATATGGCCATGGGCGGTTCCACCAACACGGTGCTGCACATCCTCGCGGCGGCCGAAGAGGGCGGGGTGGACTTCACGCTGCACGATATCGACGAGCTATCCAAGCGCGTCCCGTGCCTATCCAAGGTCTCCCCTAACTCCGACTACCACATGGAGGACGTGCACCGCGGCGGCGGTATCCCAGCAATCCTCGGCGAGCTCTACCGTGGCGGCAAGCTCAACGAAGGCGTCCACTCCGTGCACTCGGCAACCCTTAAGGAATGGTTGCTGCACTGGGATATCCGCTCCGGCGAGCCCTCCGATGAGGCCATTGAGCTCTTCTACGCCGCACCAGGTGGTGTGCGCACCACAGAGCCATTTTCTACAAACAACCGCTGGTCGGAACTGGATACGGACGCGGAAAACGGAGTGATCCGCGATGTAGACCACGCCTACACCGCCGACGGTGGCCTGGTGATCCTGCGCGGTAATCTCGCGGAAGACGGCGCCGTCATTAAGTCCGCAGGCGTGGATCCCTCCGTCTGGCATTTCGAAGGCAAAGCCCTTGTCGTTGAATCTCAAGAGGACGCAGTCCGCGTCATCCTCGACAAGAAGGTTCAACCTGGCCACGTGGTGGTTGTACGCTACGAGGGACCTTCAGGTGGCCCGGGTATGCAGGAAATGCTCCACCCCACCGCGTTCCTCAAGGGCGCTGGTCTGGGCAAAAAGTGCGCCCTGATCACCGATGGTCGCTTCTCCGGCGGTTCCTCCGGAATCTCCGTGGGTCACATCTCCCCCGAAGCCGCCCATGGCGGTCTTATCGGCCTGGTCCGTGACGGTGATCCGATCCTCATCGACGTCCACGAGCGCCGTCTGGAACTGCAGATCTCCGACGAAGAAATCGCCAAGCGCCGCGAGGAAATGGAGGCCACCGATAAGCCGTGGACCCCGACCACCCGCAAGCGCACGGTGACCAAGGCTCTCCGCGCCTATGCTTCGATGGCTACCTCCGCCGACCGCGGTGCTGTCCGCGAAGTAAAGTAG